The following is a genomic window from Pectobacterium carotovorum.
GCTGCAACACCGACGATTGATAAAGCGGATAACGCTTTTATTATGATTTGTACCGCGCTGGTACTCTTTATGACTATACCGGGCATTGCACTGTTTTATGGCGGCCTGATTCGTTCTAAGAACGTTCTGTCCATGATGACGCAGGTGAGTGTAACGTTCGCGATGGTTTGTATCCTGTGGGTGGTTTACGGATATAGCCTGGCTTTCAGCGAAGGTAACGCCTTCTTCGGTGGCTTCAGCACGTTTATGCTGAAAGGCATCGGAATTGAGTCCATTAGCGGCACCTTCTATCAGTTTGTGCACGTGGCGTATCAGGCTTCTTTTGCCTGTATCACTGTCGCGCTGATTGTTGGGGCGATTGCTGAGCGTATCCGTTTCTCTGCTGTGCTGATTTTCGTTGCTCTGTGGCTGACGTTCTCCTACCTACCGATGACGCACATGGTATGGGGCGGCGGTTATCTGGCTGCGGATGGCGCGCTGGACTTCGCTGGTGGTACGGTGGTTCACATCAACGCGGCGGTCGCTGGGTTGGTTGGTGCTTACCTGTTGGGCAAACGTGCTGGTTTTGGCAAAGAAGCCTTCAAACCGCATAACCTGCCGATGGTATTTATCGGTACAGCGATTCTGTACATCGGCTGGTTTGGCTTCAATGCCGGCTCCGCCGGTGCCGCGAATGGTATTGCTGCTCTGGCTTTCCTGAACACGGTTGTTGCTACTGCCGCTGCGATTCTGGCATGGGTTGGCGGTGAGTGGATGGTACGTGGTAAGCCATCTCTGCTGGGCGCGTGCTCTGGCTGTATCGCCGGTCTGGTGGCAATCACGCCAGCGGCGGGTACCGTTGGTGTGGGTGGCGCACTGATTATCGGTCTGGCTGGCGGCGTTGCAGGTCTGTGGGGCGTAACCGTACTGAAAAGATGGCTGCGTGTGGATGACCCGTGTGATGTGTTCGGTGTTCACGGCGTGTGTGGTATCGTTGGCTGTATCCTGACTGGCGTATTCTCTTCGGCTTCGCTGGGCGGTGTTGGCTATGCAGAAGGCGTGACGATGGCGCATCAGGTTTGGGTTCAGTTGTTCAGCGTCATTGTTTGTCTGGTGTGGTCCGGCGTAGTGGCATTCGTCGCCTTCAAAGTGGCGGATATGATTGTCGGCCTGCGTGTACCTGAAGATCAAGAGCGCGAAGGTCTGGACGTCAACAGCCATGGCGAGAGCGCTTACAACCAATAAGAGCGCTTACATCAATCAGTAAGAATACTCAAATACAGTAAACAGGCGTGGGGGAAACTCCACGCCTGTTTTATTACCCGTCTTAAACCATCTCCTTTGGCGGTGGTTTTTTTACTTTACGCGGCTGCCGTAAGGTTTATTACTGGCGGCGGCGCATGACGCCTTCCTGCACGCTGGATGCAACCAGCACGCCTTCCCGAGTATAGAATTGCCCACGAACGAAGCCACGAGCACCGGATGCGGATGTACTTTCCACGGTGTATAACAGCCAGTCGTCTAACCGGAAATCACGGTGGAACCACATCGAGTGATCGATTGTGGCGACCTGCATACCCGGTTCTAAAAAGCCA
Proteins encoded in this region:
- the amtB gene encoding ammonium transporter AmtB; protein product: MKKRLSSLGLGVAALLPSWAMAATPTIDKADNAFIMICTALVLFMTIPGIALFYGGLIRSKNVLSMMTQVSVTFAMVCILWVVYGYSLAFSEGNAFFGGFSTFMLKGIGIESISGTFYQFVHVAYQASFACITVALIVGAIAERIRFSAVLIFVALWLTFSYLPMTHMVWGGGYLAADGALDFAGGTVVHINAAVAGLVGAYLLGKRAGFGKEAFKPHNLPMVFIGTAILYIGWFGFNAGSAGAANGIAALAFLNTVVATAAAILAWVGGEWMVRGKPSLLGACSGCIAGLVAITPAAGTVGVGGALIIGLAGGVAGLWGVTVLKRWLRVDDPCDVFGVHGVCGIVGCILTGVFSSASLGGVGYAEGVTMAHQVWVQLFSVIVCLVWSGVVAFVAFKVADMIVGLRVPEDQEREGLDVNSHGESAYNQ